DNA from Ignavibacteria bacterium:
TTTTGTCTCTTTTTTATTTATAACATGAACAAAAATCATTTTGTTAATAATTTATGGTAAATCGGCTCATAAAATCAGGATTTATAGTTCTTCTGCTTATTATTTTTTATTTTTCAATTGAAGGATGTCAAAAACAGGTTGAACAGGCAACTCTTGATTCAATTAATGTATATACAGAATTGATAAAAAAATATCCCGCCGACCCTGTTTATTATAAAAACCGCGGAGATGCCTATTTCAAAATCGAAAGATATAATGAAGCTGTCGCGGACTATCAGAGAGCCCTGCAGATTGACCCGTTTGATTTGCCTGCCTTGAGAAATCTTGCGGCAATGTATGTTAAGATGGAAAAATATTCTGAGGCAATAAAGGAATATGATAACCTGATAAGACTTTATCCGACTGCTCAGGATTATATAAATAGAGGAAATATCCACGAAAGCTTCAATAATATTCCGATGGCTGTTACTGATTACACAAAGGCAATTGATATGGATACAAACAATGTTTACTTCTATTTTGTAAGAGGAAATGCACATGATAAAGCAGGCAATTATCAATTGTCAATTTCAGATTATACATCTATAATAAATCGTCAACCAACCAATGTAGGAGCAAGATTAAACCGCGGAAATGCAAATTATAATTCAGGAAATTACAAAGGAGCTCTCGAAGACTGGAATATTGTAATCCAACAAGACCCTTCGTTCGAAAGTGATTTATCCGAAAAAATGCAGATTGCGAAGATACGCTCCAGTCAATAATAAATGATAAATGATGAAATTTTGGTATAAAATTTGTAATAATTAATATGGATATTTATATAGTTCATTTTTGCAGGAATACAAACTAAACATATGAAAATATTTAACTTAATAACAGTTCTGATTATTACAATTTTTATTCTGACGGGATGTCAAAAAAAAGAAGATACTGTTAATAGCCAAAACCAGTCTAATTTAACCGACCCTAACATGCAACCGGAAGGTGATCAATGGAAAATTGCAGGTTACAGAGACAGTACTGACGTTTATGGTGTCGGATATTATGATTATAGAGACAGTCTCGAAACCTTTCATATGGGTTACAGCATTCCGAGAGACAGCGTATATAAATACTACAACATAAAAGAATTTGAGCAGTATAATTTTCTGATTAAAAAAGATTCTACAAACCCGGGTCCATATCTCGACAGGGGAAATCACTTCCAGAACATTAAATTATACTTTGAAGCAATAAAAGATTACGATAAATATATTTCGCTTATTCAGACAAATCATTCTGCATACATGAACCGCGGAAATGCGCATGAAAGATTAAAAAATTATCAGGCGGCTCTGACGGATTATGATAAAGTTATCGAGCTAAAGCCGACCGATACTATTGCTTATTACAATAAGGGAGTTGTTTATGATTACCTCGGAAATTACAATCAGGCAATTTACGAATATACAAGAAGTCTGCAAAGAGACCCCCGTCTTGCGAAAACGTATTATAACAGAGGCATTGATTATCTTATGATAGGTGATGAAGAAAATGCAAGAAGAGATTGGGAGACGGCAATTCAGCTTAATCCCAAATACGAAGCTGAACTAAGACCGAGAATAAACGGATTATAGGCAGAGATTTAAAAAAAGTGTTTAAACAAAAACCCGGTTTTGCCGGGTTTTTTATTTTAATAATAAGCTACACTCCAGGGACCTTCAGTTCTTACCTGAAGCAAATAAGGATTTGTGGAAGTAACATTAAATTTTTTAACTCCTTTCCATCTGCCTGTAACGTTCGCAAGATTCGTTATAATTTGCCCTTCATTAGTTGTTAAGTTAACTATAAAACTTCCGTTTCCGTTATATTCCATAACAAAAGTTGATTCCCCCTGAAGCAAATCAATTATCAAATCATTATTTGTTGTCCCTGTATAAATCATCCTGTACTGGATTATGTCATCAGTCGGAGGATTTTCGGCATCCTGAAATGTTTCTGTTGCACTGCGTTTGCAGGTAGAGCACGAAGAAATTAACGTTGCAAGCATAAGCAACATCAAGCTTCGGATAATTATTTTGTTCATAATTGAATTTTATTTTGTTTTGCTAATATAAGCAATGTTTCAGGGTGGTATTAAAAATAAGTCTGATAATTGATTAGTTCAAGGTAAGTATTTAAAAACTAAATACATAGCAGGTTATCTCTTTGTGGGAATTTTAAGAGTAAAAGTAGCACCTTTGCCCGGTTCTGATTCTAATATAACCTGAGAATTTATAATTTCGGATAATTTTTTGATTATATACAAACCTAACCCGCTTGACGGCTCTCCTCCCGTTGGTTTGTTGGAAAGCTTGGCAAATTTTTTAAATAATCCTTTTTTATCTGATTCCGTAAATCCCGGACCTTCATCTTTTATGCCAACATAAATATTTTTTACATTATCACGCAAAGTAATATAAACCTTTTTGTTGAATGGAGAATATTTAATTGCGTTGGAAACCAGGTTATTTATGATATGCTCAATACACATCTTAACAGTAATAACCTCCGGGTTTTTAATTTTTTTATTAAGAATTATTTCTATGTTTTTAGGATTTGCGAAAACCTGGTTCTTCTCTTTTATCTGGCTTATTAACTCTACAAGATTAATTTTTTCTTGTCTCTCATTCCAATTACCTGATTCGATAGAGTTTATGTCAAGCAAATTCGACATAATATCCAATGATTTAACCGAACAATTTTTTATGTCTTCTATAAGCGACTGTATTTCTTCTTTGCTTAAAGAATCACTATGCTCATTTATGAAATCGGCAATTGCCGAAATAGTTGAAATCGGATTTCTTAAGTCATGTGAAACGATTCCGATAAAATCATTCTTGTCCTTGTTTGCTCTGTCAAGATTTTCAGACAGCTCTATCAATTTTTTATTTTTTTCATCAGAAATCTTAAGCTCGGTTTCCTGCATTTCAACTTCATTTTCTAGGAGCAGGCTTTTTGTTCTGAGCGATACCTTTTTCTTATTTAACTGCTCAATTATTTTATTATACTTTTCAAGAAACTTGTAAGCATTTTTATGGTCTTTATTTATTTTATAAACCTGTGACAGCATCTGATATGATTCTTTCAGAATATTCAGTGCTTTCATCTTCTTTGCAATAACAAGATTCTTATTTAACATGGCTATTGCTTTATCAAACCTGCATGTTTTTATATACATCGAAGCAAGATTTGAATAGTTCGTCAGGAAACCATTCTGATAACCAATCTTATTTGAAATTTCGAGTGAAATTTTAAAATATTTTTCCGCATTCTCATAATCTTTTTTATGCTCATGCAAAACCCCAAGATGATTCAGTGACTGAACCCGGTTTATATTATTATTAATCTTTATGCTTATCGAATCACCCAGCTCAAGATATTTTAATGCGGTTTTATAATCATGAAGATGTGTATATACGTTTCCCAGATTACAGTAACACGTGGCAAGCTTACTCAAGTCTGTGCTGTCTTTGCCGAGATGAGAAATATTTTCTTCAAGGATTTTTATTGCTCTGTCATATTTTTTAACATTCATATACATGACAGCGAGGTTATTCAGAACGTTTTTTAAATCTGCGCTATCAGGCAATGTTCTGGAAATTTTTAAGGACTTAAGATAATATCTTGAAGCGAGAAAATAATTTCCCATATTATTATAAAACAAACCCATGCTGTTATAGCATTGCGCAATTCCTTTCTTGTTATTTTTCTGCTTCCTGATTTTTAGCGATTCACGGATATAACTCAAAGCTTTTGTCATATCGCCCAGATATAAATAATTAGAAGCAGCAATAAACAAAAAATGGTCTGTATCTAAATCGTGTTTTTTACAATAAACCAAAGCTTTTTCTATCTGGTTTATTGACTCTTTGAAATTTGAAGTGAAATAATAATAAGCAACGATTAACCGCATTGCTCTTATGACTGCTTTATAATCATTGTAACTTTTAAAAACCTTTAGAGATTGCTCTGCAAATTTTAAAAGGGAAGGATTAACGGTGTGAAAATTAAGCGATGAAATATGAGCTTCGAGTTTTGCTTTCATCTCATCAATTGATTTTAAACTATAGCCATTTTTTAAACGAATTTCCGAAAGATTAACAGAAGAAATTCGCATATCAGTTGTGCCCAAATAAGACATATTTTTCATTTAAACCAATAAGTGATAGTGAAATTATCAAAAAAACATACATAAATTAACTATATTTTTGATAATTTGTAAGCAAATTAACTTATATTATTGATTTTTTTATTTCTCAATATGCTTTGCATTTTTATTATAGCGTAAAATCCATATATTTACGTGAATTAATTATTAAAATCGAGCTTTTAGCTCGGTTTAATTCCAGTAAAAACAATAATTAATTTGCCACCCGCCCGGGTGGCGGAACTGGTAGACGCGCAGGACTTAAAATCCTGTTGCCTGTAAAGGCAGTGCCGGTTCGATTCCGGCCCCGGGCACACACAAGACCTTTTGATTATTAAATTGAAAGGTCTTTTTCTTTTTAGATTTAAAACTTCTCAATTTTTGTCCTGCGTTTCTACCAGTTCCTGCCACCCGGGGTTCTAGGAATAATCTCTTATCACACTTTACAAGCTTGTATTTAGACTGTATTTAAAAATGCAATTAAGAATTGTTTTAAGATTCAAAGATTTGAAATAAATTTTATTTATTCAGATTAACAGAATTGAAACGATTCTGTTTAGATTTTAATAAGATTATAGACAGACGTTCTCAGAGTCGTTTGTTTTGTTGTGACCATATAGATTATATGTTTTTGAAAAGCTCGTTAATCTGACAACGTCTATTATTAAAATCTACAATATTCTATTTTTTTCAGAGTTTATAAATATTAAAATGATTTGAATTAGAGTTGAAAAAGAGAAAAAATTGAGGGACTTTTATAAAATGCTGCATCAATATCCTATTTATATAATACAAATTTTAAATAGTACATCTGTACTTTAATAAAGCAACATAATGTTAGATTTATTTTCACATCTTACTAAAAATGAAATTATTGAGTTTGAGAAGTTCATAAAATCTCCTTATTATAACACCGATAAAACTATAGTAAAAATTTTTGAAAATCTTAAAAAAATTAATGCTAATTATAATTCTGATTTAAATTCGGAGACTGAGCTTTTTAAAGAACTAAATTTAGATAATTCCAAAAGAAATCGGCTTTCAAAACAATTTCGTTCGTTGTTGAAGTATTTTCTAAAATTAAAGGAGTTTGAAAAAGATGAAAACACTAATATGATGTATGAGCTTAGAGCTTTGCGAGAAAAGAAGTTTACAACTCACTATAAGAAAAAATTAAATGAATTTATAAAAATTTTTGATAATAAATTTAAACGAGATGAAAACTATTATTCAAACAGAATTATAATTGAAGATGATTATTACAACTTTACAATTAATGAAAAAGCTCTAGATTATCCTGATATTTTAAATACCAAGCGAGATAACATTATTTATAATTTTTATTTCCAGTTGTTACATTGTTATAATGATATGATATTGCATGAGGAGTATGCCGGTAAGAAATTTGACCTTAAGTTTCCATATTTAAATGAAATTTTGAATGACATTAAATTAAATTTTGAAAAAATACAAAATGAACATCCAAATATTTGCATTATCTATTATATTATATCAATTCAGTTGAGTATGAGAAAAAACCAATCTACAATAGAATTAGAAAAATTATATTTAAAATATTTAGAAGCCAATCTAAATAAGTTTGACAAAACACAACTTTTCCATTATTATTTATATATAGTAAATTATTATATACTAATGCTCCATAAAGGTAATTATGACTATAGACAGAAATTATTTGATATTTATTTTTTTCAAGAAAAAAATGATTTCTTGTTATTAAATAATGAAATTAATGCTGAATCTTTTAGAGATGTGGTTTCTATTGCAACCTCAACCGGAAATTTAGACTGGGCGCAATACTTTATCGAAAAATATAAAAAATTGTTAAATTATGATAAAAACAAAGATTTTATAAATTTATCTTATGCAAAAATTTATTTTATAAAAAAGAATTATAACAAAAGCATCTCTCATTTAATATTAGTCGGTTCAAGGAACATATCTAATTATGTAAGTGCTAAAATAATTTTTTGTAAAATTTATTATGAACAGAAAAATATTTCTGCAATTGAATTCGAATTGGACAATTTAAGAAAACTTGAAAAACGAAATAAAAAAATTAATGAGCTTAATAAAAGTTCAATTGATAATTTCACAAAATATATTAAACAATTAATAAAAATAAACACCTTGGAATTTATGCATGATAAAAAATTTCAGGAATTAGCTGAATTTAGTTATGATGAAATTAATAAACTTCATTATTTTATTCCCGAAAAAAATTGGTTTTTAGAAAAATTCCAAAGCAAATTTAAAAATAAATAAGGTATGCCCTTTTTGGCGGGTCCCACCTCCTCTAAGGGGTCCGGCAGGGCATACCTGAATTTTTATTATTTTACAAGCACAAGTTTTTTTGTAATAATCTGATTTTCCGTTTTTAATCTATAAAAATAAATCCCGCTGGAATATTTAGACGCATCCCATTTAACTATATGATTTCCCGCATTCAAATATTGTTTTATTAATGATTCTATCTGTCTTCCGCTTATGTCATAAATTGCAAGTTCAACAAACTGTTGCGCAGGAAGCGTGAAACTAATGTTAGAAACGGGATTAAATGGGTTGGGATAATTTGTAACTGTTGTTTCTTCACCTATTATTCCGGGAATAATTCGTTTAGTTCTTATAATTTCAGGTTGTATTGAATGCAATACTTTACCTTCTCGATTGTATTTTTGACCCGCAATGAATGAATTGCTATCATTGTAGCCAAATGCAATCATAGTTATGTTTCCATTTTTATCTGCTGCACAATAAGTATATTTTTTCATTTGTCCCAAGTTATTATTACCCAAATTTGGTATATATCTGCCAACCCAAACAGGTTCTGCATTTTCCCATGAATCTACAATACCTACATTAAATCCTACAGCAACATACTCATTAACAATAGAACTACTATATCCTGTTATATAAAGAAGATCATTGCTGATTAAAAGAGAGGAAGGCTTATCATCTCCCTTTAATGCAAGATGATCATACCAAAGAGGAAAACCACTAACCATATTTCCATTTGCTTCATATTTTAATATTGCGAAATCATATTCGCTCCTTCCTCGATGAGTATAACCCGCGGAATATATAAATTCATTATCACAAATTACACTTGTTAAAACATCATTGGTTGAATAATCTAAGGTGTCGTACCAATTATTACTTAAATTATTTCCATCAATATAGCAAGTAAAGAAGTTGTTGTTGCCCCCTGAGTATTCCTGATGAACCGATAAAGACCTTTTGGATTTTAATATTGGATTTTGCGAGAAATCAGTTATGATATGACCGGTTGGGTATTCATTAGCAATGCTATTATAAATAAATTCATTCCCAACTTTTGAGCCGGTGCTAATATCAAAATCAACCAATAATAAATCATAACCATAAGTACTTCCCTGATCAGTATATCCTGCTACATATATATAATAATCATCTGCAATAAGTGATGTGCCAACATCGGTTAATTTATCCGGAGAATCATAAGCGCCATCAAATTCATAGTTTCCGCTGTTATCTACTACATATAAATAACAATCTACATTACCCGGATTAGTATAATACCCACAAATTGCTATATTATCCTCTGATAATTCTTTTATAGATAATCCGGCATCATCTCCTGCATCATTAGGAATAACTACTGCCCACTGTGAATCTAATGAACTATTATATTTAGCAATAATAATATCATTAGTTGATGTATTGGAATTATAGTAAAATCCTGTTATAAGTATATTGCTCTCATGGTCAAGTGCTATAGACATTCCTTTATCCAAACCATCAATATTTTCTAAAAACTCTGATGTTAAATTACCAAAACCATCAATTTTTGCAATAAATATATCATTGGTTGAGTTAGCTGAATTATATGCCATCCCTGTTATATAAATGTTATCATTTCCATCTGAAATTGCATGAAAAGGATAACCAACAGGAGGAAATTGAGCATAAATGTTATTGTTTGAAAATAATAGAAAGCTTAAAATTGAAAATAAGAATCCTATGCCCCATAACGAGAATTTTTTTTGTTTTGCCATAATGTGATGATTTAAATTAATTAAAAGAGAATTGTATAAGAAATTGGATTTACTTCATTAAAATCATTTTTTTAGTTTGAGAAAATACACCTGTCTTTAGTGTATAAAAATAAACTCCGCTGGGTAAAGCAGAGGCATTCCATGTTAGTTCATAATTTCCACTTTGCAAAGGTTTATTAATCAGTATTGCAATTAATTTACCCGTAATATCATAAATACTTAAATTCACATTGACCCAAGGGGTACCCGACAATTGACTGTTCACACTTGACGGAATATCAAACTCAATCTTCGTCACTGGATTAAACGGGTTTGGATAATTCTGTTTTAATTCATACTGCGTGACAATCTCATTATGATTTTCTTCAATGAAAGTTAACCCACCGTTTGTTGTTTTTAAAATATTGCCCCAGTCACCAACTATATAACCGGTTTCGCTATTGATAAAGTCTATGCCATATAAAACACTATTAGTTGCAAATAATCTAAACCAGTTTAATCCTCCGTTAGTTGTTTTTACTAATAATTCCTGACCTGCATATCCCACTCCAATTCCTTCCATTTCGTTTCCAAAATATAAATCCTGAAATACCCATCCGCTTCTTGAAAATATTTGTGCCCATGTTTCACCTGAATTAGTCGTTTTGTACATTCTCGAACCGCTTCCCAGATACCCGGTATTTTCATTTATGAAATATATAGCTCTTCCGTCTGCATTGGGTTGAATTATCCAATTAGTTCCTGCATTGGTTGTTCTTAACACTACAGTGCTTGAAATGGTTATGCCGGTATTTTCATTCATAAAATGGATTTTCCAAAACGTATCATTTTCAACACTATCTAATCTGAACCAGTTTAATCCTTCGTTTGTGGTTTTCATCACAAGTCCAAGAGTTCCGCATATATATCCTGTTGACTGGTTTGTAAAATAAACATCATTCAAAATATTATTCCTTCCTGTAGATAAAGAAACCCAATTTTCACCTGAGTTAGTTGTTTTCAAAACCAGTCCCGTATCTCCGGCAATATATCCTGTCTGCTCATTTACAAAAAATATTGAGTTTAAATCTCTTTGAGTGTTTATGTTTTTTTGTATCCAGCTAGATCCTGAATTGTTTGTTTTATAAAACTCTCCCCATTCACCTATTGCAAACCCAGTGTTTTCATTTACAAAACGTATGTCTAAGAAATCCCGCTTATAACCTGATTGCAGAAAATAATTTTCGCCGGAGTTTGTAGATTTAACTATTGTTCCACCACCACCTACTGCATAGATTTCGTTTTGGTTTACAAATACATCAAAAAGCACACCATGTATCTGAAAATTAGTTCTAAATGTTGTGTTTTGGATCCAATTTTGTCCACTATTTGTTGTTTTACAAATACTTCCTCCATCAGAGACTAAATAACCTGTTTGGAGGTTTATAAAAGATATTGCTCTAACTTCATCAACTCCTCCGCTTACTATGTGCGGGAGATTAACATCATAATAATTCCATAGTGCTCCTCCATTGCTTGTGTATGCAATTCTTTCATCTCCTCCGATTAAAAGATAGACATTATTAGAATCAATAATTGAGATATCATATATAATTGAAAAAGGTAAAGTAAAAGTTATCCCCATATCAAACCAGTTTGCTCCTGCATTTGTTGTTTTTATGCATTTAGCATTTCCCGAAGCATATCCTATATTTTCATTGGCAAATGCAACACATAGAAAGTTAGTACTTGTTCCTGAATTAAGATTAAACCAGTTAAACCCACCGTTGGTGGTTTTTAAAATCGTATTTGAATGTCCTGAAATATAACCGGTTATTGAATTTGTGAACGTTATGGTATTTAACAAAATAGTTTGTCCTGTATTTATAAGAGTCCAATTATTACCACCATTGGTTGTTCTTAGTACTCTTCCTGAATCACCACACGCAATCACATTAATACTATCAAATAAATAGAAAGAACGAATTAATGTAGTGACTCCGGAATTTTGATTAAACCAGTTATTTCCACCATTTGTCGTCTTCAAAATTGTTCCTGAATGTCCGCAAGCATAACCCGTTTGGGAATTGTAAAACTTTACATCATCCAATCCGTTTCCATTTGGCAATGGCATCTGCCATGTCCACTGAGTTTGTGCATTTAAATTATATGTTAATGTTAGAAGCAAAATTATGAATAAGTTTTTCATTCAATACAAATTTAAATTATAAATTATTAAGATATATGGACAATTTTTTGAAGTGGGACATATTAATAATAAGCTAAATCCATACAAATCATATATTTAATTAGTTTTTATGGCATTTTTAATTGGAATGTCCAACTTCAATTTTCTGTCCCCCATTTTTGTTTAAAATAAGATGGAAATTACACTATTTTGTAAATTAACGATTCTTAAACTGCGTCCAACCTCAAAAATTTGTCCAAAGTTTTTTAATAATTTTTAGATAAATTATGATGATAATGTTTAGTTGAGATTTTTAATTATAGAATTGATTTTATAAAAAAATAAAATTAAAATTTATTTAGGTTAAATTATTTTTGCTATGACAGCACTGTTTGAAAATAAAATTTTTTAAATAGTAATATGCCCCGCATCAACTTTAAATCTATCATTCTATAAAAAAATAATCTTTACTGAATTTTTTGTGATTTTTAAATCTTAAAAAATTAATTCTTATGAAGAAGATTATTTTTTTATTATTATTTTCATTTTCATATCTCAATTTATTTGCCGACAATTCCGATTCTCCGAAAACCATAAGACCATCAGATTTAGGTTTAACCGTTTTCAAGGGAAACCTGGATGAAAATCGTATGACACAAAAACAAAAAGACACCATTGTAATAGGGTTATTTAACTATCAGGATTATTTCAAAGATATTGCAGTATATTATAAATCAAAAAATGAACTGATTATATATAATAACAACGGAAACGGAACTTTAAGTGAATATAAAAATTACAAGCAGAGCAAGGAAATAAAAAAGATAACTCTTGTTAAAAAAACAAATTCAGAATTGATGAATTCGTTTATGTCACGGTTTGATGATTTAGAGATAGAGTTTTCTACGGGAGAAAAAGAAGTTCTTCATAATTACAGGATTAACATATTGAATGAAAATGCTTCAAAGGTGCCTCTGAGAAATTTCCTTGATGATGGAAGAGTGTTTCTTTACAGCTCTTCAATTACATTCAACGAAATGTGGGCAAGCTGGAGAAGCGGACAGCCGAATAATGGTCAGTCTATCGGGGACATAGATAATGACGGTAAGACAGAAGCAATATATACTTTTTATCCTATTTCAGATACATTATCATATCCGTTATATAAGCCAACTCGAGTGGTTGTATTTGAAAATATAACCCCTGAAACATACAGAATAGATTGGGATACAGTTTTGCAGCATGGCGGTTGGAATCATACGGAGTCCTTATTTGATTTTGATAGTAACGGAAAAAAAGAGTTTTTGTGCGTGGGTCCACGTATATTTACCGGGGAGCTTGCTGAAGGAGTATATGAATGTTTAGGACCGGGAGTTTATAAATTTTTTGATGCTTCGTTTAATAGAGCCAGACCTATGTTTGACTTCATGCAAAAGGATTCAGTCAACATAAACGGTGATATTAAACAGGAATTTTGGATAAGTTATATGCCGGAAGAAAACAGCACTTACATAATAAGAGAGAGATTTAAAACAAAATATGCAACGGAATATTTTTTTGATACCCAAGTCCCTATAAATGCGCGAAGTTTTATCTACAGCATATGTCCGGGTGATATTGATAACGACGGAAAGGACGAAGTTGTAATCGGTGATACACAGTGGGAAAGCGGATATGTCAATTATCTTGATTCAACCGGCAATACACCCTCACAATGGCATGGATACAGCATAAAAGAAATTATAACTAATGCTCCAGTTTCCTGCGGGTATGCATTTTTGAAAGATTACGATAATGACGGCAAGAAAGAAATAACGACTACAGGAATTGGAGACTCAAGCGGAAGCTTGGGGGTTATTAAACATACCGGAACACCCGGAGAAAATAATTTTCAAACAGTCTTCTACACTTTGCAAGGTATTAGAGCCGGACCTAATATGGGAATTGATACAGCTTCAATTGAAGGTAATTTTATAGTTCTTTATCCATGTATTGCATATTCTGAAGGTGGTATTGGAAACCAGTTAACGAGCATTTACAAAAAACAATCTTTTTATGATTTTTCTTCGATTTATTTTAAAAGAATTGATTCAACGTCATTTGTAAGACCTGCTTTACATTATATGGATAATGATAATAAAATAAATATCATGACACCCTTAGGTAAGGTGATTTCTTCAACCCCGACCGGTGATTTTTTCTATACCAATTTTAAACAGTTTGGAACTGTAAATATTACAAATTATAACAACCCCGTTCCTGAAAATTTTAAGCTTTATCAAAATTATCCTAATCCATTTAATCCGATTACTAAAATTAAATTTGATATAAAGAAAAAAGCAGAAGTAAAATTAATTATTTATGACATAACGGGAAGAGTTGTTGAAAAAC
Protein-coding regions in this window:
- a CDS encoding T9SS type A sorting domain-containing protein — protein: MKKIIFLLLFSFSYLNLFADNSDSPKTIRPSDLGLTVFKGNLDENRMTQKQKDTIVIGLFNYQDYFKDIAVYYKSKNELIIYNNNGNGTLSEYKNYKQSKEIKKITLVKKTNSELMNSFMSRFDDLEIEFSTGEKEVLHNYRINILNENASKVPLRNFLDDGRVFLYSSSITFNEMWASWRSGQPNNGQSIGDIDNDGKTEAIYTFYPISDTLSYPLYKPTRVVVFENITPETYRIDWDTVLQHGGWNHTESLFDFDSNGKKEFLCVGPRIFTGELAEGVYECLGPGVYKFFDASFNRARPMFDFMQKDSVNINGDIKQEFWISYMPEENSTYIIRERFKTKYATEYFFDTQVPINARSFIYSICPGDIDNDGKDEVVIGDTQWESGYVNYLDSTGNTPSQWHGYSIKEIITNAPVSCGYAFLKDYDNDGKKEITTTGIGDSSGSLGVIKHTGTPGENNFQTVFYTLQGIRAGPNMGIDTASIEGNFIVLYPCIAYSEGGIGNQLTSIYKKQSFYDFSSIYFKRIDSTSFVRPALHYMDNDNKINIMTPLGKVISSTPTGDFFYTNFKQFGTVNITNYNNPVPENFKLYQNYPNPFNPITKIKFDIKKKAEVKLIIYDITGRVVEKLLEGIKNPGEYEFAFDGSNFSSGIYFYSLIIEGKKIDTKKMILIK